The genomic window AGTTTAATCTCTATGGGCACACCATTTGGAAGAAATCTGCAACCTCATTCTAATGCCAACAAATATTTTGAAGataaaaacttgagaaaatgACCAGAATCCTAGATCATCAGAGAATAGGGAGGAGATAAGAGACTGCATAGAAAAGGGCAAGGCTGCAAAACCAAACCTGTGCAAAAATTCTCATTATATAGTGTCAAATATTTTCAGGGACAAAATATCCCTAAAGGACAAAATTAACTACAACATCACTGAGCATATTATATTACAGGTGTTTGAATCTGGAGAAAACTCGATCCAGATGCAACCACGTTTTATCATAGACCACTGATCTGGTCATAGATACTAGATAGTCCGGATAGATACAAACTCTACCAGAAGGAATGTCCTGAAACATGAATTCTAATTGTTCAAGTTTGAAACTTTTCTGTTCCATTAACTTATTATCTTTACTGTTGTAGATGTAAAACGAAAACCTTCAACCACAAAGAGAACTGCTAATATCTATACCAACTGTTCTTCAAGAAGGTTAACAATAAGAAACTCTTCTACTTCATCCATCTAAGCTGATGAACACCCACCATTCTGTTTCATCCCGTCTCTTGATAAATTCATCTGCAACCTATTAAGATCAATGTCACACAAGATTAGGTCTGTGATAGTTTAATGAGCAATGGCATTCAAactgaaacaaaagaaagaaaagaaaatatgatacTAAACAAATATTAAATTCAGCTCTTAAATGTATAAAAAGTTGCATCAGTTGTCTTTGGGAAGTACTCTTGCTCGGAGTTCATCAGCAAGTTCTTGCTGTAAGTTCTCGTTTGGAGGCAATTTTCCAGAAACTAAGCAGGCACCATGAGCAACAGATCGGAAAAGACATCTTCCATCGCCTGGAATGCCTGCATAAAGTACGAATGGTATCTTAGCAAAAATATCTCTAGGTAACCAATGTCACAAGTATCCGTTTTTTGGTGGCAAGGTTTTCTTTGGATGTTTTccagaaagtttgtttttttcaagaaaattaagtgaatatattagaaactttaaaaataaaaagtatataaaaacaagaaaaagaataagaaattaATAGTTGCATTCTAATTTCCTTgcaaaaacaatgaaaatattaaaatatttttgcaattgttaaaagaaacaaaaaaagagaaggttTAAGATACATTAATAATGAGGCTTTTTAAAAATAGGGAAAATATCACAATACTATTCCAAGAATTATTTGTTGgcaatatttccaaaaatattgccatatttgtcattttttgccAATGTTACAgcaaaaaaatagaatatatGTCACAAGcataaaatcacaaaaatttcataaatctgtgAAATTGGAAGATGAACTAACAAAGGAACAATAAGTAATATGGACCCACTTAATgcataagatgataaaaaattcCTGGTACGTAACCATCACTTGATAAGTTACATTCTTCTAAGCTTGAAAACCAAAATTATTAATTAGGTAAAGTTGTAAACCTAAATATAGTCATGGAATAGCGTGAGTACCATGTGAAGTGCTTTCTAACTGCAGTTTTAGCAGGTGTTCAATTGGTAAACGTTCTTCCATCCCAAGCTTGCTTGGACAGACAAAAAGAACTCCCCTTGCCAATTCCAGGTTGAACATGGGACACTATGACTAACTCTTTGTTAGATTTCAATGTCCAGAGGTATTcaacataaaaggaaaaaacaagagaTATGGAAGAGTTTCTTCAGCAGCAAGATGGCAGCATCAAAGTGTTCAGTAATTCAAATTGAGAACAAGATTGGTTTTGCATGGCTAAGTAACCCAGCATAAAATCCAAAAAGTTACAATGCCTGCTATTAGTTACATGCCAATGATAAAACACAACAGAAGGGATAAGGGttgaacccaaatccaaaccaatGATTAATAATAAGCACATCCTTTCACTCCCTTCAAGTTGTACATAGTTTTAGAACATGAACAACTTACATTTAAGCATCTAAAATATATCTCTAGTTAAGTCTTTTGTAAACAAATCTGCAACCTGCTTTTTAGCTCAAATAAACTCAGGTtcggtttcctttttttctaccTTCTGCCTCACAAAATGTCGATCGATCTATATATGTTTCTGACACATATATGGTGAACTGCATTAAATGACATTTATAGCACTCTGACTATCACA from Nymphaea colorata isolate Beijing-Zhang1983 chromosome 6, ASM883128v2, whole genome shotgun sequence includes these protein-coding regions:
- the LOC116256726 gene encoding OVARIAN TUMOR DOMAIN-containing deubiquitinating enzyme 4-like isoform X4; this translates as MFNLELARGVLFVCPSKLGMEERLPIEHLLKLQLESTSHGIPGDGRCLFRSVAHGACLVSGKLPPNENLQQELADELRARVADEFIKRRDETEWFIEGDFDSYVSQIRNPHVWGGEPELLMASHVLEIPITVYMYDDDAHGLISIAEYGKEYGKEPIQVLYHGYGHYDSVLIHPKSGRARL